Within the Deinococcus aerolatus genome, the region CGCGCCACTGCGCGGCCCGGCACTGAGCGGTCTGGAGGACCTGGGCAGCTCAGCGTTCCGCGGCTGGGTGGACCAGCAGCGGCAGGCGATTCATGACCGCGTCGAGGAGCGGTTGCAGCTCACGTACTCGCGGCTGGAGGAGCAGGGGTTGTCGGCCAGTGCCGAACTGGTGCGTGCCCGCGCCGATCTGATGGGGCTGGCCCTCAGCGCCCGTCCAGCGTCCGCCCCCCCGGCGGCCCTGACCTTCCGGTGGCCGGCACAGGAAGAACAGTTGCGGCAGGTGCTGGCCCGGGCGGGGCGCAGCCCACAGCTGGTGCTGTTGCAGGGCCACAGCGAAACCCGGCGGGCCCTGCTGGAACGGATGGTTCAGAACACGTCCTGGTCAGCGGTGCAGCTGCGGGCCAGCACCCGGCAGCCGCTGTTGCTGGCGGCGCTGGCGCAGCACCTCTGGCAGTTCGTGCCGGTTGATCAGCGCGCGCAGACCCATCTCCCCCACGGCCAGAATCCCGAAACGGATCTGATTGAACTGGGACAGGTGATGGTGGCCCTGGGAAGGCCCCTGATGATCGCCCTGCACGACGTGGCCTATCCGGGCCAGTGGCCCGACTGGCTTGAGCCCATGCTGAGCTTCCTGTTGGACCTGCCGTTGCCGCTGGTGCTGGTGCTGAGTACCACCTGGCCAGCCCTGGCGTCCGGCCTGCGTCCAGCACTCAGTCAGCTGGTTGGACCGAGACTGCACACGGTGACGCTCCCTCCCCTGAGTGTGCATGACCTGATGCGCTCCCTGGAGGCCCAGGGATCAGCCGGGCTGGCCGGGACGCAACGTGCCCGCGCCACGCGCGTGGTGCAGTGTTCAGAGGGCCTTCCTGTATATGTCCGGGCGCTGCTGGGCGAGAAGGACACGCCCCTTCAACACGACGCCCGGGTGCCGCGGCAGGTCAGTGACTGGCTGTTGGCAGATCTGGCCGGCGTGTCCATACTGGAGCGCGAGCGGCTGGCCCGATTGGCACAGGTATACGGGCGTTTTGACGTGGTCCTGGCCAGCACCCTGCTGGGCGAGTGCGCCCCGGCAACCCTGGGTGTGGGCCTCCAAGCCGGTCTGCTGGCGCCGGCAGGCACGGCCGAGGACCTGACGCTGCCACACCTGGATTACCGCAGCAGCGACGCCGAGAACCACCTGATCTTTGCCAGCGACGTGGTTCGCAGTGCTCTGGCGGCCACCCTGCCGGCCACTGAACGCCACGCTCTGCGGGCCACGCTCGCGGCCGTGTTGGTGTCCAGCCAGCCTGCACTGGGCCTGGTCTACGCCACCCGCGCTGCGCTGCCAGAGTTGGTGCAAACGGCGCGACGCGCGCTGCCCCCCCGTTCAGCGGCCTGTGACCGGCGGGCCAGCGCGGCTCCCGCGACGCCCGCGGAGGAACCGCCTGGGCGTGCGCACCCCCGCCATGAGGTGCGCACGCCCAACGGCTACCGGGTGGGGCTGGACAGCTGTTTTCTGGAGGTAATGCGCCGGGGCCCGCCGGGCTCCCCCCCGCTGCTGACCCTGCGGCTGCCGGGGCACGGCACTGGCCGCTGGACGCTGACCGCGCGGGTGGATGTGGCCGACAGCGCCCCGCAGCACGCCGCGTTTCCGGTGCCGTTCGTGCTGGGGGTGCGCGCCGGGACGGGACCACGCGTGATCTACACCGTCGGCCCGGTGCTGGACCAACCTGCTGACAGCGATCATCAGCATTTCGGTGGGGTGGTGCCGCTGGGGCAGTGGTTTTCACTGAGCGGTCAGGGAGGCAGTGGCCCACTGGAACTCAGCGTCCGCGCCGGCGACATTGCCCTGACCGTGGGGGCGCTGCGCTGGGGAGAGCACAGTCTGCATGACCTGTGCCTGAATACCTTTCTGGGCACACCCGTCCATGGGAGCGGTGACTAATCGCCCCGGTGTGGGTGGGGTAGGCTTGCCCGGCTGGTGTCCCGTATCCCACGCCCTATTGCCCTGGAGGACTTCCCATGATCACCGTAATGAACCGCATCGCCGTCAGTCCCGAGTACGCCGGGCAGTTTGAAGAACGTTTCCGTGAGCGTGCCCGTCTGGTCGATGGAATGCCGGGGTTTGTCAGCAATCAGGTGCTGCGGCCGGTGAATCCCAGCGATCCCTACGTCGTGCTGACCCTGTGGGAGAGCCGCGCGGCCTTTGAAGCCTGGACCAGTTCCGACGCCTTCGTCCAGGGGCACGCCCGCTCCGGCTCGCTGCCGGCGGAGGCGTTCAGCGGCCCCAATAAGCTTGAGATCCACGAGGTCTTTCAGGACTCCAGCCGTCCCGATCTGACGCCCGAGCCGCGCGGGACCCAGTTCAGCCCACACTGACGGTGGCCTGGGCCGGGGGGCATGGTTGTGAGTGCTGTGCCGTGGGGGCCGTTCTAGCGCCGCCCCCGCCGGTTACCACGCTGGAACGCGGCCAGTCGCGCCGGTGACACCTCGCCGGCCTGCACGGCCGCCTGCACCGCACAGCCGGGTTCGGTGGTGTGGGTGCATTTGCGGAACCGGCACTGCGCGGCCAGCGCCTCAAGTTCCCCGAAATCGGCGGTGTCCGCGTCCCAGACGGTGATGTCGCGCAGGCCCGGATTGTCGATCAGCAGGCCGCCGCCGGGCACCAGATACAGCGTGCGGCTGGTTGTGGTGTGCCGGCCCTGCTGGTCACTCTCCCGCACCTCCCCGGTGGGCGCGGCGAGGCGGCCCAGCAGGGCATTGGTCAGCGTCGACTTGCCCACGCCGGACGACCCGATCAGCGCCAGCGTGACCCCCTCCTGCAGCAGGGCCCGCACCCCCTCCAGTCCCTCGCCACCCTCGGCATGGGTGACAAGAATCTCCAGGTCCGGTCCCAGGCCGCGCAGCCCCCCAACCCACCAGTCCGTGTCGGCGTGCAGGTCGGCCTTGTTCAGCACCAGAACCGGGCGCGCCCCGCTGTGCTGCACGGCCTGAACGTAGCGTTCCAGCCGCTCCAGATCAAAGTCCGCGTCGGGTGCCGTGACGATCAGGACAAGATCGACGTTGGCGGCGATGACCTGCTGGCGCACCGCCTGCGCCCGCCGGGTGTCCTCGGCCGCGCCCAGCGCACGGGCAAAAGTGGTGCGCCGGGGCAGCACGCCCAGCAGCCGGCCGGCTCCCTCCGGCACCGGTTCCAGCACGCACCAGTCGCCAATGGCGGGCGTGAGCGCTCCGGCGTGGCGCTGGCTGCCGGCCAGCCGCGCCTCCTGTTCCCCGTGAAGGCCGCGCACCTGAAACGTCTGGCGCTGGACCCCGACGACCCGCACCGGCGTCACCTGTTCACGTTCCCCGGCCGGCAATGCGGCGCGGAACCCCTGGTAGGCGTCCTCGAAATCGGGACCCCAGCCCAGCGCGTCTAACCCGGACGGCAAAATGGCCTCCAGCATTCGGCCCGTCCGGACGGCGGGCGCGGCACAGCACGGTTGTTGGTCAACATGTTCATCTCCACGGCAGAGGGGTGGGTGGGCACGCTGCCCTTCTGGCCCGCCCCTACCCACGCAGACTACCCGCCGGCGCGGGCAGGGGCGTGATGCGGGTGACGGTGGGGCCAGCCGGGGGAGGGCCAGCCAGTCAGAGGCAGCACAACAGGCACGTCCCACCAACGGGACGCGCCTGTTGCCGGGGACCCGGGCAGCTACACCCCCAGGTACGCGCTCCTGACCCGGTCATCTGTCATCAGTTCCTGCTGGGTGCCCTGCAGGGTCAGCACGCCGCTTTCCATCACGTAGCCCCGGTGCGCGATGTCCAGGGCGGCGTAGGCGTTCTGCTCGGCCAGCAGCACGCTGACCCCGGCCTCGTTGACGCGCCCGATGGCGGCGAAGACCTGCTCCACCACCATCGGCGCGAGGCCCAGGCTGGGTTCGTCCAGCAGCAGCAGTTCGGGGCGGGCCATCAATGAGCGGGCAATCGCCACCATCTGCTGCTGCCCGCCCGACAGACTGCCGGCAGGGGCGTGTCGCTTGCCCACCAGATCGGGAAACAGGGTGTAGACGCGCTCCAGCTCACGGGCGGTGCCCGCCGCGTCCTTGCGGTGGACAAACGCGCCCAGCCGTAGGTTCTTCTCCACACTCAGTTCGGGAAACAGCAGGCGGCCCTCGGGACACTGCGCGACGCCGTGCGCCACGTTGTGTTCGGGCTTGCCGCCGGTCAGGGACGTGGTCTTCCAGGTGGCCGTGCCGCCGCTGGGGCGCTGCAGGCCCGACAGGGTGCGGAACAGCGTGCTCTTGCCCGCGCCGTTTGCCCCCAGCAGCACCACGATCTCGCCGGGGTTGACGGTCAGGGAAATCGCGTGCAGGGCCGTGAAATGGCCGTAGTTAACGCTCAGATCGCGAACTTCAAGCATGGTTGGAATCCTTGGTCAACGGAACAGCCGCCGGGTCAGGGGCGTTCCCAGCAGTGCTCTGCCCCATCTGGCCGCCGTGGGCGTGGCTGCCCAGGTACGCCTCGATCACGGCAGGATCGCGGCTGACCTGGGCGGGCGGCCCCTCGGCGATCTTCTGGCCGTGGTGCATCACCAGAATCTCGTCGGCCAGGCCCATCACCAGGCTCATCTTGTGTTCCACCAGCGCCACGCTCAGGCCGCCCTTGACGAGGTCGCGGATCAGGGCCATCAGGTTGACGGTTTCCTCGGGGTTCATCCCGGCGGCGGGTTCATCCAGCAGCAGCAGTTTGGGGTCGCTGGACAGGGCCATCGCTATCCCGACGCGCTTCTGTCCCTCCTGCGTCAGCGCCCCGGCGGGCAGGTGCGCCTGTGCGGCCAGCCCCACCCGTTCCAGCGCGGCCATGCCTCCGGCGCGGCTTTCTGCCTCATCGCGGCGCTCGCGTCCGGTGCGCAGCA harbors:
- a CDS encoding ABC transporter ATP-binding protein is translated as MLEVRDLSVNYGHFTALHAISLTVNPGEIVVLLGANGAGKSTLFRTLSGLQRPSGGTATWKTTSLTGGKPEHNVAHGVAQCPEGRLLFPELSVEKNLRLGAFVHRKDAAGTARELERVYTLFPDLVGKRHAPAGSLSGGQQQMVAIARSLMARPELLLLDEPSLGLAPMVVEQVFAAIGRVNEAGVSVLLAEQNAYAALDIAHRGYVMESGVLTLQGTQQELMTDDRVRSAYLGV
- the rsgA gene encoding ribosome small subunit-dependent GTPase A, with product MLEAILPSGLDALGWGPDFEDAYQGFRAALPAGEREQVTPVRVVGVQRQTFQVRGLHGEQEARLAGSQRHAGALTPAIGDWCVLEPVPEGAGRLLGVLPRRTTFARALGAAEDTRRAQAVRQQVIAANVDLVLIVTAPDADFDLERLERYVQAVQHSGARPVLVLNKADLHADTDWWVGGLRGLGPDLEILVTHAEGGEGLEGVRALLQEGVTLALIGSSGVGKSTLTNALLGRLAAPTGEVRESDQQGRHTTTSRTLYLVPGGGLLIDNPGLRDITVWDADTADFGELEALAAQCRFRKCTHTTEPGCAVQAAVQAGEVSPARLAAFQRGNRRGRR
- a CDS encoding ABC transporter ATP-binding protein, whose translation is MLEVKGLGIRFGGNHAVQDVTASIEAGKITAIIGPNGAGKSTFFNLISGFYQPTTGSIHFLGQNITRLPTHDVVARGIARTFQTTTIYKELSVLDNAMIGHRVRTRAGLWDALLRTGRERRDEAESRAGGMAALERVGLAAQAHLPAGALTQEGQKRVGIAMALSSDPKLLLLDEPAAGMNPEETVNLMALIRDLVKGGLSVALVEHKMSLVMGLADEILVMHHGQKIAEGPPAQVSRDPAVIEAYLGSHAHGGQMGQSTAGNAPDPAAVPLTKDSNHA
- a CDS encoding antibiotic biosynthesis monooxygenase family protein, with translation MITVMNRIAVSPEYAGQFEERFRERARLVDGMPGFVSNQVLRPVNPSDPYVVLTLWESRAAFEAWTSSDAFVQGHARSGSLPAEAFSGPNKLEIHEVFQDSSRPDLTPEPRGTQFSPH